In Pseudobacter ginsenosidimutans, the following are encoded in one genomic region:
- a CDS encoding nucleotidyltransferase family protein, with protein sequence MINECIILAGGLGTRLRSAVPDLPKCMAPVAGRPFLGWVIDYYRQQGITRFVLALGYMHEVIEAFIASEYPELETAVSIEYEPLGTGGAIRLACAHTFSDDVLVLNGDTIFTVKMDELTAFHDSVQSDCTLSLKPMKDFDRYGVVSLLPDQRIESFKEKQHYEEGLINGGVYALNVNAFLELPFDEKFSFEKDYLEKYYTQQNMFGLVQDEYFIDIGIPSDFERANQEFRNKVF encoded by the coding sequence ATGATCAATGAATGCATCATTCTCGCCGGCGGATTGGGCACAAGGCTTCGCAGCGCCGTGCCCGATCTTCCCAAATGCATGGCTCCCGTGGCCGGCAGGCCCTTCCTGGGCTGGGTGATCGATTATTACCGTCAGCAGGGCATTACGCGTTTTGTGCTGGCGCTGGGTTATATGCACGAAGTGATCGAAGCATTTATCGCTTCCGAATACCCTGAACTGGAAACGGCCGTGAGCATCGAGTACGAACCGCTGGGAACAGGAGGTGCCATCCGTCTTGCCTGTGCACATACTTTCAGTGATGATGTGCTGGTATTGAATGGTGATACCATCTTTACCGTGAAAATGGATGAGTTGACTGCTTTCCACGATTCCGTGCAATCAGATTGCACACTCAGTTTGAAACCGATGAAGGACTTCGATCGATACGGAGTAGTATCCCTTCTCCCCGATCAGCGCATCGAAAGCTTCAAAGAGAAACAACACTATGAAGAAGGGCTTATCAACGGTGGTGTATATGCGCTGAATGTGAATGCCTTCCTGGAACTGCCTTTCGACGAAAAATTCTCTTTCGAAAAAGATTACCTGGAAAAGTACTATACCCAACAGAATATGTTTGGACTGGTCCAGGACGAATATTTCATTGATATTGGAATTCCTTCCGACTTCGAGCGGGCCAACCAGGAATTCCGCAACAAGGTTTTTTAA
- a CDS encoding D-sedoheptulose-7-phosphate isomerase, whose translation MQSKIKEIISASIAVKEKVLQDEAIVKVIEDITNLTVAALKNGNRVYFCGNGGSAADAQHLAAEFSGRFYKDRDALPAEALHVNTSYLTAVANDYSYDVVYARLVKGICNKGDVLIGLSTSGNSGNIVKAFEVAREKGVTTIGFTGESGGKMKELSDYLVNVPSKDTPRIQESHILLGHIYCQLVEEKYFG comes from the coding sequence ATGCAGAGCAAGATCAAGGAAATAATTTCCGCATCCATCGCAGTGAAAGAAAAAGTACTGCAGGACGAAGCCATTGTGAAAGTGATCGAAGACATTACCAATCTCACTGTTGCTGCTCTTAAGAACGGCAACCGTGTATATTTCTGTGGTAACGGCGGAAGTGCAGCCGATGCACAACACCTGGCCGCTGAATTCTCCGGAAGATTCTACAAAGACCGCGACGCATTGCCTGCAGAGGCTTTGCACGTGAACACATCTTACCTCACTGCCGTTGCCAACGACTACAGCTATGATGTTGTTTACGCCCGCCTGGTGAAAGGCATCTGCAATAAAGGCGATGTGCTGATCGGCCTCTCCACTTCCGGCAATTCCGGCAATATCGTGAAGGCTTTTGAAGTGGCGCGCGAAAAAGGCGTTACCACTATCGGCTTCACCGGTGAATCAGGGGGTAAGATGAAAGAACTGAGCGATTATCTCGTGAACGTTCCTTCCAAAGACACGCCACGCATCCAGGAAAGTCATATCCTCCTCGGACATATCTATTGTCAGCTGGTGGAAGAAAAATATTTCGGCTAA
- a CDS encoding GHMP family kinase ATP-binding protein — MIYRSKAPLRIGLAGGGTDVSPYCDMYNGAILNATVSLYAYANIEPIAEKKIIFEALDRKEIISFDYAQQLPLQGTLDLHTGVYNRIQRDFGVAETGFRLSTYVDAPAGSGLGTSSTLVVAIIGAFAEMCRLPLGEYDIAHLAYEIERKDLNMAGGRQDQYAATFGGVNFMEFYADEKVIVNPLRIKQQYLFELENNLLLYYTSTSRESARIIEKQSQNVVNKKEKSIEAMHQLKAQAQMMKEALLKGKVHEVGNILDFGFQQKKQMAEGISNSLMDDIYNTAKEAGATGGKISGAGGGGFMTFYCPGTTKYAVESALGKFGGYVKQYQFVKHGLTTWTI; from the coding sequence ATGATCTATAGAAGCAAAGCTCCGCTCCGTATTGGCCTCGCCGGTGGTGGCACCGATGTAAGTCCCTATTGCGATATGTACAATGGCGCCATCCTCAATGCCACTGTATCTCTCTATGCTTACGCCAATATAGAACCGATTGCGGAAAAGAAGATCATCTTCGAAGCGCTCGACAGGAAAGAGATCATCAGCTTCGACTATGCCCAACAGTTACCACTGCAGGGAACGCTGGACCTCCACACCGGCGTGTACAACCGGATCCAGCGGGATTTTGGAGTAGCTGAAACGGGTTTCCGTCTCAGCACTTATGTAGACGCACCTGCAGGTTCTGGTCTTGGTACCTCTTCCACTTTGGTGGTAGCCATCATCGGCGCCTTTGCCGAAATGTGCAGGCTGCCCCTCGGCGAATATGATATCGCGCACCTGGCATATGAGATCGAACGCAAAGACCTCAATATGGCCGGCGGCCGACAGGACCAGTATGCAGCCACTTTTGGTGGCGTCAACTTCATGGAGTTCTATGCCGATGAGAAAGTGATCGTGAATCCGCTTCGCATCAAACAACAATACCTGTTTGAACTGGAGAACAATCTTCTCCTCTATTATACAAGCACCAGTCGGGAGTCTGCACGCATCATCGAAAAGCAGAGCCAGAACGTGGTGAACAAGAAAGAGAAATCCATCGAAGCCATGCACCAGCTCAAAGCGCAGGCGCAGATGATGAAGGAAGCGCTGCTCAAAGGGAAAGTGCACGAAGTGGGTAATATCCTCGATTTCGGATTCCAGCAAAAAAAACAAATGGCTGAAGGCATCAGCAACAGCCTGATGGACGATATTTACAACACCGCCAAAGAAGCCGGCGCTACCGGTGGCAAGATCTCCGGAGCAGGCGGCGGCGGTTTCATGACCTTCTATTGCCCGGGCACCACCAAATACGCCGTGGAATCAGCCCTCGGAAAATTCGGAGGTTATGTAAAGCAATACCAGTTTGTGAAGCATGGCCTCACTACCTGGACCATTTAA